In Puntigrus tetrazona isolate hp1 chromosome 7, ASM1883169v1, whole genome shotgun sequence, the following are encoded in one genomic region:
- the sult5a1 gene encoding sulfotransferase family 5A, member 1 has protein sequence MARLDVTETFHSIMFPGHMHTKDSLNYATNFEFQDTDTVIVTYPKSGTTWMQEIITLVLSKGDPTIAQTQPNWARAPWLEQYYCDDVLKASNGPRVITTHLPYHLLAPALQNSKAKVIYVARNLKDVSVSYYHFHKMANFLPNPGTFSNFLNHFLKGAVHYGSWFDHVKGWTSHAKDIQNFLYIEYEEMCQDLQGSVQKVSGFLQCPLTEDELNLAQKHCSFNSMKENAMVNYTLIPQEIIDHSKGKFMRKGKVGDWRNTFTEEQSGLVDDVYSSQMTDSSLLFKWECLEKTVRPLMSFNTSESHTPRTVLA, from the exons ATGGCACGACTAGATGTCACGGAAACCTTTCATAGCATCATGTTCCCTGGGCACATGCATACTAAAGACTCACTGAATTACGCGACCAACTTCGAGTTTCAGGACACAGATACTGTAATTGTCACCTACCCAAAATCAG GAACCACATGGATGCAGGAAATCATCACTCTAGTTTTGAGTAAAGGGGACCCGACTATCGCCCAAACTCAACCCAACTGGGCCCGTGCACCATGGCTTGAGCAGTACTACTGCGACGATGTTCTAAAAGCCTCTAACGGACCTCGTGTTATTACGACACATCTGCCGTACCACCTGCTGGCACCGGCCCTGCAAAATTCCAAAGCAAAG GTTATATATGTAGCCAGAAATCTCAAAGATGTGTCTGTTTCATACTATCACTTCCACAAGATGGCCAATTTTCTGCCTAACCCTGGCACATTCTCTAATTTTCTGAATCATTTCCTGAAGGGTGCAG TGCATTACGGCTCTTGGTTTGACCACGTCAAGGGCTGGACCAGCCATGCAAAAGATATCCAAAACTTTCTCTACATCGAGTATGAGGAAATGTGTCAG GATCTTCAAGGGTCTGTCCAGAAAGTGAGTGGTTTCCTTCAATGCCCTTTAACTGAGGATGAGCTGAACCTTGCTCAGAAGCACTGCAGCTTCAATAGCATGAAGGAAAATGCCATGGTGAACTACACTCTCATCCCTCAAGAGATCATAGACCACAGCAAGGGCAAGTTCATGAGGAAAG GTAAAGTGGGAGACTGGAGGAATACATTCACTGAGGAGCAGAGTGGTCTTGTAGATGACGTGTACTCTTCACAGATGACAGACTCCTCACTGCTGTTTAAATGGGAGTGCCTTGAGAAGACTGTTAGGCCCTTAATGAGCTTTAATACTTCAGAATCCCACACACCTAGAACTGTACTCGCATAA
- the LOC122349743 gene encoding haptoglobin isoform X1 has protein sequence MRWLSVAVLLLGTITCLPDASFAVDRVRELVPALRPKRMVGGLLTASVPWQAMVYLSENILDGGFAGGALISEQWVLTAGRNLFVGKNQSQTRGREPLIPKVYLGISKRVHANASTEIAVEKVFLHPDFQNTSEWDNDLALIKLKEPVKFSESVMPIPLPQIGDNQEEKEEEKGIIAGWGWGRLFTPAPVLKFLSLPVRSCKGNYQARVLASTPNVDDKQFCTGPSKHQENVCFGDAGGALAFLNPRTNAVYAAGILSFDKACSVEEHAVYTKISAYLPWIHSVMRGDSQEFQARRASLLSRLFAQQQ, from the exons ATGAGGTG GCTATCTGTAGCTGTGCTGCTCTTGGGCACGATTACTTGTTTGCCAGATGCGTCTTTTGCTGTGGATAGAGTCAGAGAACTTGTTCCGG CCCTACGCCCCAAACGAATGGTGGGGGGATTACTGACGGCATCCGTCCCCTGGCAGGCAATGGTGTACCTCAGTGAGAACATACTGGATGGAGGTTTTGCTGGAGGAGCCCTGATATCTGAGCAGTGGGTACTGACTGCTGGCCGCAATTTATTTGTAGGAAAGAATCAAAGCCAGACCAGAGGACGAGAACCACTTATTCCAAAAGTCTATCTTGGAATCAGCAAACGTGTTCATGCCAACGCCTCTACAGAAATAGCCGTGGAAAAG GTGTTTTTGCATCCAGACTTTCAGAACACATCCGAATGGGACAATGACCTTGCTCTGATCAAACTGAAGGAGCCGGTCAAATTTAGCGAGTCCGTAATGCCCATCCCACTTCCTCAGATCGGAGATAAccaggaagaaaaagaagaagagaaaggcATCATCGCGGGATGGGGCTGGGGGAGACTTTTTACCCCTGCTCCAGTACTAAagtttctctctctgcctgttCGGTCATGCAAAGGTAACTACCAGGCAAGGGTTCTGGCAAGTACACCAAACGTGGATGACAAACAGTTCTGCACGGGACCCAGTAAGCATCAGGAAAATGTGTGCTTTGGCGATGCAGGGGGCGCACTTGCATTCCTGAACCCCAGAACCAATGCGGTGTATGCTGCGGGCATCCTCTCCTTCGACAAGGCTTGTTCTGTAGAAGAGCACGCCGTCTACACAAAGATTTCTGCCTACCTGCCTTGGATTCACAGCGTCATGAGAGGTGATTCACAAGAATTTCAGGCGAGGCGTGCTTCACTCCTAAGTCGCTTGTTTGCACAGCAGCAGTAG
- the LOC122348149 gene encoding beta-1,3-galactosyltransferase 2-like isoform X1, whose product MVEDCEKQSHGSSSSGCRSLRSFFIFTVFLVLFLCYYIIPNELSDTWAVTVGLFLPEKYTIKMVNDSLNAAPIVTSAEPWKPPEPYCVAYPHTYNLVLNEPEKCQKENPFVILIVPVAPSNAAARDTVRSTWGSERLIGDKTVSILFLLGLPASEESETLQQNLLQESEKYHDIIQSDFWDSYYNLTIKTIIMLEWLHVYCPNASYAMKVDSDVFLNVKALVKMLLSVPKQSYMTGLVARNAVVLRDPHSKWYLPKTVYEPAFYPPYALGLGYIFTLDLPEKLIKAAQLVKPVYIEDVFLGLCMTHLGIALTNPPDGTLFNVFPVEYNRCRYSKLIATTTRSMRDQVEFWKDLQKPGPYC is encoded by the exons ATGGTGGAAGACTGTGAAAAACAAAG TCATGGCTCATCAAGTAGTGGATGCAGATCTCTTCGTTCGTTTTTTATATTCACAGTTTTCCTGGTCCTGTTCCTGTGCTACTACATCATCCCCAATGAACTCTCAGATACCTGGGCTGTAACGGTTGGATTATTTCTTCCAGAGAAATATACCATTAAAATGGTCAACGATTCTCTGAATGCGGCGCCAATAGTGACTTCTGCGGAACCGTGGAAGCCTCCGGAACCATATTGTGTGGCATACCCACACACgtataatttagttttgaatGAGCCAGAGAAGTGCCAGAAGGAGAACCCTTTTGTGATATTAATTGTGCCGGTAGCTCCAAGCAATGCAGCTGCTCGTGACACCGTTCGTTCAACTTGGGGATCAGAGAGGTTAATTGGGGACAAGACCGTTagcatattgtttttgttgggTCTCCCCGCTTCGGAAGAAAGCGAAACTCTTCAACAAAATTTGCTACAGGAAAGTGAGAAGTATCATGACATTATACAAAGTGATTTCTGGGACAGTTACTACAATCTCACCATTAAGACAATTATTATGCTAGAATGGCTGCATGTTTACTGCCCGAATGCCTCCTACGCCATGAAAGTTGACTCTGATGTGTTTCTCAATGTGAAAGCCTTAGTCAAAATGCTTCTGTCCGTGCCAAAGCAGAGCTATATGACTGGACTTGTGGCTAGGAATGCAGTGGTACTGAGAGATCCTCATTCTAAATGGTATCTTCCAAAAACTGTTTACGAACCAGCTTTTTATCCACCCTACGCTTTAGGCTTAGGGTATATTTTCACCCTAGACCTGCCAGAGAAACTTATTAAGGCTGCCCAACTTGTCAAACCGGTTTACATAGAGGATGTGTTTCTAGGTCTATGCATGACTCATTTAGGAATTGCTTTGACCAATCCCCCTGATGGAACCTTGTTCAACGTCTTCCCTGTAGAATACAACCGTTGTCGTTATTCAAAACTCATCGCCACAACGACACGAAGCATGAGAGACCAAGTGGAGTTTTGGAAGGATTTACAGAAACCTGGTCCGTATTGCTAA
- the kcng4b gene encoding potassium voltage-gated channel subfamily G member 4 produces the protein MHYRYVDISHAKIIPFFLTVPRELQCFVSCLPSTSPNATMPIISNANHDFSNLSVSTDDSSLDLFFTEIPETETIKGVYFQRAQRLDNIPAFRDVDHSKLALINVGGDRYTFPWSTLEEFPLTRLGQLRHCSGPDDIAQLCDDYDEARREFFFDRSSVAFRVILNFLAAGKLRLLRQVCAVSLSDELNYWGIDPVHMERCCRRKLLSRVEEVGEKKRKEEERRQKRLSLQKPLAREKGYVWFMNQLQEIVENPHSGWLGKIFACFSVVMIAVTVISLCISTMPDHDNRGECTEKCRNIFIVETVCVAWFSMEFTLRFLQAQSKLQFVRNPLNIIDVIAILPYYISLVVDSEDESEEAELNGGGRGYLDKLGLILRVMRALRILYVMRLARHSLGLQTLGLTIQRSMREFGLLLLFLCVAVALFSPLVHLAEKEFTKGKPAGPHSFSSIPASYWWAIISMTTVGYGDMVPHSLPGQVVAFSSILSGILIMAFPATSIFHVFSRSYHELKREHEMICKEDAREDAQRVLERPSFSWASNNSNSQHKGNGTTSGQPADI, from the exons atgcattacagatATGTTGATATTAGCCATGCTAAAATAATACCCTTTTTCTTAACAGTTCCCCGAGAGCTCCAGTGCTTTGTTTCCTGCTTACCATCCACATCCCCAAATGCCACCATGCCCATCATCAGCAATGCCAACCATGATTTTAGCAATCTCTCAGTCAGCACAGACGACAGCAGCCTTGACTTGTTTTTCACGGAAATTCCAGAGACCGAAACCATCAAAGGCGTGTACTTTCAACGGGCCCAGAGACTAGACAACATCCCGGCCTTCAGAGATGTCGACCACAGTAAACTAGCCCTCATCAACGTCGGAGGAGACCGCTACACGTTTCCTTGGAGCACACTGGAGGAGTTCCCCCTCACTCGTTTGGGACAGCTGCGTCACTGCAGCGGCCCGGATGATATCGCCCAGCTTTGTGACGATTACGATGAGGCCCGGAGAGAGTTCTTTTTTGACCGCAGCTCGGTGGCCTTCCGGGTCATCTTAAACTTCCTGGCTGCGGGGAAACTGAGGCTGCTGCGGCAGGTGTGCGCCGTGTCGCTGTCTGACGAACTCAACTATTGGGGCATTGACCCTGTTCACATGGAGCGCTGCTGCCGGCGCAAGCTGTTGTCCCGTGTGGAAGAAGTAGGAGAGAAGAAAAGgaaggaggaagagaggaggcAGAAAAGGCTGTCCCTACAGAAGCCTTTAGCGCGGGAGAAGGGCTACGTCTGGTTCATGAACCAGCTGCAAGAAATAGTGGAAAACCCTCATTCTGGCTGGCTTGGAAAAATCTTTGCTTGTTTCTCGGTGGTCATGATTGCTGTGACAGTTATCAGCTTGTGTATCAGCACCATGCCTGATCACGATAACAGG GGCGAATGCACAGAAAAATGCCGCAACATATTCATAGTGGAAACGGTGTGCGTGGCCTGGTTCTCCATGGAGTTCACGCTGCGCTTCCTGCAGGCTCAAAGCAAACTGCAGTTCGTCCGAAATCCGCTTAATATCATAGACGTCATAGCCATTCTGCCATACTACATTTCCTTGGTTGTCGATAGCGAAGATGAATCCGAAGAAGCCGAGCTCAACGGCGGCGGCCGTGGATATTTAGATAAGCTGGGTTTAATTCTGCGAGTCATGCGGGCCCTGCGAATCCTGTATGTGATGCGACTGGCGCGGCACTCGCTCGGCCTTCAGACGCTCGGCCTTACGATACAGCGGAGTATGCGAGAATTCGGGCTcctgctcctcttcctctgcgTGGCTGTGGCTCTGTTCTCACCTCTCGTGCATCTGGCGGAGAAAGAATTCACGAAGGGCAAGCCAGCTGGGCCCCACAGCTTCAGCAGCATTCCCGCTTCCTATTGGTGGGCCATCATATCCATGACGACGGTCGGCTACGGTGACATGGTGCCGCACAGTTTACCTGGCCAGGTCGTGGCCTTCAGCAGCATACTAAGCGGAATCCTTATCATGGCTTTTCCGGCTACTTCTATCTTCCATGTGTTTTCTCGTTCATACCACGAGCTGAAGCGTGAACATGAAATGATCTGTAAAGAGGATGCTAGAGAGGACGCCCAGAGAGTGCTGGAGAGACCGTCTTTTTCTTGGGCCAGCAATAACAGTAATAGTCAACACAAGGGCAATGGCACAACTTCCGGTCAGCCAGCTGACATTTGA
- the LOC122349743 gene encoding haptoglobin isoform X2, with the protein MRLSVAVLLLGTITCLPDASFAVDRVRELVPALRPKRMVGGLLTASVPWQAMVYLSENILDGGFAGGALISEQWVLTAGRNLFVGKNQSQTRGREPLIPKVYLGISKRVHANASTEIAVEKVFLHPDFQNTSEWDNDLALIKLKEPVKFSESVMPIPLPQIGDNQEEKEEEKGIIAGWGWGRLFTPAPVLKFLSLPVRSCKGNYQARVLASTPNVDDKQFCTGPSKHQENVCFGDAGGALAFLNPRTNAVYAAGILSFDKACSVEEHAVYTKISAYLPWIHSVMRGDSQEFQARRASLLSRLFAQQQ; encoded by the exons ATGAG GCTATCTGTAGCTGTGCTGCTCTTGGGCACGATTACTTGTTTGCCAGATGCGTCTTTTGCTGTGGATAGAGTCAGAGAACTTGTTCCGG CCCTACGCCCCAAACGAATGGTGGGGGGATTACTGACGGCATCCGTCCCCTGGCAGGCAATGGTGTACCTCAGTGAGAACATACTGGATGGAGGTTTTGCTGGAGGAGCCCTGATATCTGAGCAGTGGGTACTGACTGCTGGCCGCAATTTATTTGTAGGAAAGAATCAAAGCCAGACCAGAGGACGAGAACCACTTATTCCAAAAGTCTATCTTGGAATCAGCAAACGTGTTCATGCCAACGCCTCTACAGAAATAGCCGTGGAAAAG GTGTTTTTGCATCCAGACTTTCAGAACACATCCGAATGGGACAATGACCTTGCTCTGATCAAACTGAAGGAGCCGGTCAAATTTAGCGAGTCCGTAATGCCCATCCCACTTCCTCAGATCGGAGATAAccaggaagaaaaagaagaagagaaaggcATCATCGCGGGATGGGGCTGGGGGAGACTTTTTACCCCTGCTCCAGTACTAAagtttctctctctgcctgttCGGTCATGCAAAGGTAACTACCAGGCAAGGGTTCTGGCAAGTACACCAAACGTGGATGACAAACAGTTCTGCACGGGACCCAGTAAGCATCAGGAAAATGTGTGCTTTGGCGATGCAGGGGGCGCACTTGCATTCCTGAACCCCAGAACCAATGCGGTGTATGCTGCGGGCATCCTCTCCTTCGACAAGGCTTGTTCTGTAGAAGAGCACGCCGTCTACACAAAGATTTCTGCCTACCTGCCTTGGATTCACAGCGTCATGAGAGGTGATTCACAAGAATTTCAGGCGAGGCGTGCTTCACTCCTAAGTCGCTTGTTTGCACAGCAGCAGTAG
- the LOC122348149 gene encoding beta-1,3-galactosyltransferase 2-like isoform X2, which yields MVVLDNAYEILQTEEIWWKTVKNKVFLVLFLCYYIIPNELSDTWAVTVGLFLPEKYTIKMVNDSLNAAPIVTSAEPWKPPEPYCVAYPHTYNLVLNEPEKCQKENPFVILIVPVAPSNAAARDTVRSTWGSERLIGDKTVSILFLLGLPASEESETLQQNLLQESEKYHDIIQSDFWDSYYNLTIKTIIMLEWLHVYCPNASYAMKVDSDVFLNVKALVKMLLSVPKQSYMTGLVARNAVVLRDPHSKWYLPKTVYEPAFYPPYALGLGYIFTLDLPEKLIKAAQLVKPVYIEDVFLGLCMTHLGIALTNPPDGTLFNVFPVEYNRCRYSKLIATTTRSMRDQVEFWKDLQKPGPYC from the exons ATGGTAGTGCTTGATAATGCGTATGAAATTCTACAAACGGAGGAAATATGGTGGAAGACTGTGAAAAACAAAG TTTTCCTGGTCCTGTTCCTGTGCTACTACATCATCCCCAATGAACTCTCAGATACCTGGGCTGTAACGGTTGGATTATTTCTTCCAGAGAAATATACCATTAAAATGGTCAACGATTCTCTGAATGCGGCGCCAATAGTGACTTCTGCGGAACCGTGGAAGCCTCCGGAACCATATTGTGTGGCATACCCACACACgtataatttagttttgaatGAGCCAGAGAAGTGCCAGAAGGAGAACCCTTTTGTGATATTAATTGTGCCGGTAGCTCCAAGCAATGCAGCTGCTCGTGACACCGTTCGTTCAACTTGGGGATCAGAGAGGTTAATTGGGGACAAGACCGTTagcatattgtttttgttgggTCTCCCCGCTTCGGAAGAAAGCGAAACTCTTCAACAAAATTTGCTACAGGAAAGTGAGAAGTATCATGACATTATACAAAGTGATTTCTGGGACAGTTACTACAATCTCACCATTAAGACAATTATTATGCTAGAATGGCTGCATGTTTACTGCCCGAATGCCTCCTACGCCATGAAAGTTGACTCTGATGTGTTTCTCAATGTGAAAGCCTTAGTCAAAATGCTTCTGTCCGTGCCAAAGCAGAGCTATATGACTGGACTTGTGGCTAGGAATGCAGTGGTACTGAGAGATCCTCATTCTAAATGGTATCTTCCAAAAACTGTTTACGAACCAGCTTTTTATCCACCCTACGCTTTAGGCTTAGGGTATATTTTCACCCTAGACCTGCCAGAGAAACTTATTAAGGCTGCCCAACTTGTCAAACCGGTTTACATAGAGGATGTGTTTCTAGGTCTATGCATGACTCATTTAGGAATTGCTTTGACCAATCCCCCTGATGGAACCTTGTTCAACGTCTTCCCTGTAGAATACAACCGTTGTCGTTATTCAAAACTCATCGCCACAACGACACGAAGCATGAGAGACCAAGTGGAGTTTTGGAAGGATTTACAGAAACCTGGTCCGTATTGCTAA
- the dpep1 gene encoding dipeptidase 1, producing the protein MMEWVRTVCLVLWAFTFNSVAEDLKEQALRLMADTPLIDGHNDLPWQMRSLFNNEFNAENLYILNITHTNIPKIKEGRLSAQFWAAYVPCDTQYKDAVRQTLEQIDVIHRMCHEYPEVFRFAASSQDILDTFEQNKTASLIGVEGGHSIDSSLGTLRTMYQLGVRYLTITHSCNTPWADNWLVDTGSEPEEHNGLSEFGKQVILEMNRIGMLIDLSHVSEKVMNQVLDISKAPVIFSHSSAYSICKHKRNVPDDVLRRVKEKEGIVMVNFFNDYVTCSVNANISDVADHFDHIKKVAGSSIIGFGGDYDGVPRVPVGLEDVSKYPDLVAELLRRKWSEDEIRDALGRNLLRVFREVEKVRDDLNGTKPDDKPIPLKEVQNPCRTNFGYKETSSSACIKSLYPLVLALALLSNLL; encoded by the exons ATGATGGAGTGGGTCAGGACTGTGTGTTTAGTGCTCTGGGCTTTCACGTTCAACTCAGTAGCAGAAGATTTAAAAGAGCAAGCCCTGAGACTGATGGCTGACACTCCACTTATAGATGG GCACAATGACCTTCCCTGGCAGATGAGGAGCTTGTTTAATAATGAGTTCAACGCTGAGAACTTGTACATACTAAACATCACACATACCAACATCCCAAAAATCAAAGAAGGGCGCCTCTCAgcccag TTCTGGGCAGCTTATGTACCATGTGATACCCAGTACAAAGACGCAGTCAGACAGACCTTGGAGCAGATTGATGTAATCCATAGGATGTGTCATGAATACCCAGAAGTGTTCAGATTTGCTGCCAGCAGTCAAG ATATATTGGACACCTTTGAACAGAATAAGACAGCGAGTCTGATTGGGGTGGAAGGTGGACATTCGATTGACAGCAGTTTAGGCACCCTGCGCACCATGTACCAACTGGGTGTCCGCTATCTCACTATCACACATAGCTGCAACACACCATG GGCAGATAACTGGCTGGTGGACACAGGATCTGAGCCTGAAGAGCATAACGGTTTGTCTGAGTTTGGCAAG CAAGTGATCTTGGAAATGAACCGCATTGGAATGTTGATTGACCTGTCTCATGTGTCTGAGAAAGTCATGAATCAGGTGCTGGACATCTCTAAAGCTCCTGTTATCTTCAGCCACTCTTCTGCCTACAGTATCTGTAAGCACAAGAGAAATGTTCCTGATGATGTTCTCAGGAGAGTG aaagaaaaagaagggattgtcatggttaatttttttaacgACTACGTAACCTGCAGTGTAAATGCTAACATCTCAGATGTTGCTG ATCACTTTGACCATATCAAGAAAGTGGCTGGCTCTAGCATCATTGGATTCGGAGGAGATTATGATGGTGTGCCGAG GGTGCCGGTTGGTTTAGAGGATGTATCAAAATACCCAGACCTGGTGGCTGAACTTCTTAGGCGCAAATGGTCAGAGGATGAGATCAGAGATGCTCTGGGAAGAAACCTACTGAGGGTGTTCAGAGAGGTGGAGAAA gTAAGAGATGACCTAAATGGTACCAAACCAGATGATAAACCCATCCCTCTTAAAGAAGTTCAAAATCCTTGCAGGACAAACTTTGGTTATAAAGAAACATCCAGTTCGGCATGCATAAAATCTCTCTATCCACTAGTCTTGGCTCTGGCACTACTGAGCAATTTATTATAA